The following proteins are encoded in a genomic region of Rhizobium sp. ZPR4:
- a CDS encoding aminoglycoside phosphotransferase family protein, with protein MNENDDSKAYFDLWRLIPDGAPIVTHSSRLFPVRRDGEPAMLKIAVAPEEKWGAELMVWWNGVGAARVLEHEGDAILLERATGPCSLIEMVRSGGDDEASRIICKAVVGLHASRGISLPTLIPLVHRFRSLEAMAHCEGGTFVRSAVTARKLLSEPRDVVTLHGDIHHGNILDFAERGWLAIDPKGLVGERGFDYANLFCNPDNATATSPGRLARQVAVVAEAAGLERGRLLQWIVAWAGLSAAWLIEDGEDEHVQPTLNVAEIAAAELSGTPGA; from the coding sequence GTGAATGAGAATGACGATTCGAAAGCCTATTTTGACCTCTGGCGGCTGATCCCCGATGGTGCCCCGATCGTAACGCATTCCAGCCGGCTTTTTCCCGTACGTCGTGACGGCGAGCCAGCCATGCTGAAGATTGCGGTCGCGCCCGAGGAGAAATGGGGCGCCGAACTCATGGTTTGGTGGAATGGCGTCGGTGCCGCGCGCGTTCTTGAACATGAAGGTGATGCCATCCTGCTCGAACGGGCGACAGGTCCTTGTTCTCTCATCGAGATGGTAAGGAGTGGCGGGGATGACGAGGCAAGCCGCATCATCTGCAAAGCCGTCGTGGGGCTTCACGCGTCGCGCGGGATTTCTTTGCCGACTTTGATTCCCTTGGTCCACCGGTTTCGTTCGCTCGAAGCGATGGCCCACTGCGAAGGTGGCACTTTCGTGCGGTCCGCGGTCACGGCCCGCAAACTGCTGTCGGAACCCCGCGATGTCGTGACGCTGCATGGCGACATCCATCACGGCAATATTCTGGACTTTGCCGAGCGCGGCTGGCTCGCGATCGATCCGAAGGGGCTCGTGGGAGAACGCGGCTTCGACTACGCCAATCTCTTCTGCAATCCGGATAATGCCACTGCCACATCTCCCGGCCGCCTTGCGCGGCAGGTGGCAGTCGTTGCCGAGGCGGCGGGGCTGGAACGCGGGCGACTGCTGCAATGGATCGTTGCCTGGGCTGGCCTTTCGGCCGCGTGGCTGATCGAAGATGGCGAGGACGAACACGTCCAGCCAACACTGAATGTTGCCGAAATCGCGGCTGCCGAACTATCCGGGACCCCCGGGGCTTAA